Part of the Candidatus Dormiibacterota bacterium genome is shown below.
GAGCAGGATCAACAGCGCGATCGCGCTCGATACGCCGCGGCCATAGATGTACGTCCGCAGGTTGACCTCGATGAAGTCGCGCAGCGGCGGCGCGAGCGTACCGAGAAGGAGCAGCGCTCGGCGCTCAGCGTCTGGGATCACGAGCGAGACCGCGGCGAGAACGAGCACGGCGAGGGGGAAGAGCGCAAAGATCGCGTTGAACGCGAGAGCCTGGGCAAGAAAGCCGCAGTTGTCACGTTGAAACCCGCGCCATGCATCCCGAAGCGCCGGAAAGAGTCGCTCCATTCGCGATGAAGTATCGCCGTAGGATGCCGATACTCCCACTCGCCGTGGCGGTTACGGTGCTGTTGGACGGGCGGCCGGTAGCGGCATATGCCCGAGCATACGTCGCAGCGGGCCGCACGTATGCGCCGTTAGCACCCTACGTCACGCGTATTGCGGATAGGCTCGAATACAGAGCCGGAACGCTCGTGATCGATCGCGGCGCGCGCTACGCGCGCGTGGCTTTACGCAGCGTCACGCCGGATGCGCTGGACCGGCAGTACGTCGCGATCGCCCCGATCCTGCGCGCCCTCGGCGAGTCCGTGCGGTACGATTCGAAGGCGCGCGCGGTCGACGTGCGTACCCCGCAGACGGCGTCGGTCGCGACGCCGGTGCCGTTCGATCCATTCGCCGCACAGGTCGCGCCCCACGTCGTTTTCACTCCGGCGCCGATTCCGACGCCGCGCCCCGTGTGGCATGGCCCTGCGATGCCGCGCAGGACGCCGCTGCCGTATCCTAGCTGCTGCTCGGTGCGGCCGCAGGCCGGCGCGCGACGATACTGAGGAGCGCGAGAACGATTGCCGCGACGAGCGCCATCCAGACGTGAGCCGGGTTCGTCAGGAAATGCACGCCGAGGACGGCGTCGAGCGAGTAGATCCCGTTGGTTGCAAAAGCGATCCCGAGCACCGCGGCGACGTTCATCGCGGGAAGCTCCCAGCCGCCGTTGGCGGCGAAGAAGCCCTTCGAAATGTGCACGGTGAAGATCGCCACCAGCATCACGAGGACGATGAGCGCGGGTCCCGTAGCGCCGAGGAGCCCGAGCAGCGTGAGGATCCCGCCGACGAACTCGCCTAAGCCTGCCGCCACGGCAAAGAGCGTGCCCGGACGAAAGCCGAGTTGTTCGAAGAATGCGCCGGTCCCGGTGGGGCCGTGACCGCCGAACCAGCCGAAGAGTTTCTGCGCGCCGTGCGCTGCGAGGCTCCCTCCGACGAGTAGCCGGGCGATCAATATCCCGACGCTGACGCTGACAAGCATGCCGTTGCTCCTTTTCCGAAAAGACACGCTGCCCGGGCTTCCGTGCAGCTTACCCTATTTGCGACCCGAGCTTTCGGAGGTCGGTTGCGAGCCCGAGGCAACCAGACGGCGCACGAGAACGAAGCGGATCCCTTCGGCCTGGAGCCGGGGTATGAGCGCCCGGATCGCCGCAAGCGTCGTCGGGCGCGGGTGTCCGATCGCAATCGCACTTCCGCGTTCCCTGGCGATGCTCGCGGCGGAGAGCAGCTGGGACTCGATGTAGGCGACGTCGGCGCGGTCGTCGAGGAAGACGTCGCGCGTTGCCGTCGGGATTCCGGCATCGCGCGTCCGGGCCGCCGCTACTGAATCGCCGATCGTCAGCGAGTCGACGAAGAAGAGGTTGCCGTGCTTCTTCAGGGCGGCCGCCACGTCGCGCATGACGCGGGGATCGGCAGTCGCCTTGCTTCCCTCGTGATTGTTCACCCCTTCTGCTAGCGGTACGTCCGCGAGATCGGCGCCGACCTGGGCCACGATCTGCGCATCGCTCATCTCGGTCGTCACCTTCCCGGGACCGGGATTGAGCCCGGAGATCGTCTCCATCGGCAGATGCAGCATCACGCCCTTGCCGGCCGCAGCGGCTTCGCCGGCGATGAGGTGCGTGTACGGGACGTCGGGCAGCACGGCCAACGTCAACGGAACCGGAAGTGCGATGAAGGCGCGCTCCATCTGCAGCCATTGCCCGCAATCGTCGATCACGATGGCGAGTTCGGCGCCCGACGCCGCGGGGGCGGCGGACGGCGTTACGGTGCTCGGCGGGAATGCCGCCGCGCCGGTAACCGCCGGAGACGGTGTAGCGGAGGCGACGACGCGCGCGACCGGCTGCCGCTGGTGTCGTGTCACCGGATGCAAGATCCACCAGGCAAATGCGGCGCCCAGGACAACGATCAGCACCGCAACCGGCCATAGGGTCCGGCGACCGGAAGGGTTCATTCGCTATGACTTCGACATAAAAGCCCTACATGGCCCGCTACATCACGCACCCCGCGGCGCGTTCGTTCGTGGCCGGCGGATTCGTCGCAGGAACTCTCGGCGGACTCATCTTCGGCGCGTTTCTCTTCGCGATCGGGCTGGCGCGCTATCCGACGACGTATCAAGTAATAGCTTCGGGCATCCTCGGGCGGACTGCGTTCACGACGACGAACTACGCATGGGCCGGAATCGGGATTCATTTCGCAATCGCGGTCGTCGCCGCAATCATCTATGCGTACGCCGCGCAGATGAGCGGCCTTTTGGGGCGCCCGTTGCTCGGGGGAACGATCTTCGGCCTGGCCGCGAACGGCGTGATGGACGTGGTGGTGTACGCGCGCGGGCTCGCTCCGCTACCGACGACTTGGCACGACATCGGAATCCAGGCCGTAGCCCACGTCGTGTTCTTCGGCATTCCGGTCGCGTGGTATCTGTCGCGCTACGAGCGCGTACCGGTGCCGTACTCGTGAACGCGCGCCCGGCAGCACTCCTGCTGACGTTGCTGCTGGTCGCACCGAGCACGCCGCCGGTCCCCGCGGTGACGGCCACCGGTATCCCACTCGATGCCGCGTGGAAGGTGCGCGTCTACGAGCTTGCGCGTGCGAAGTTCGTCCATCCCGCCTGGGGCTGGCAGCACTCCGAGCGCAACTACCGCCTCGCGATGGACCTCGCGCGAGCCGACGGGCTACGCGTCGACACCGACGTGCTCTTCGCGGCAGCGTTCCTTCACGACATGGCAGCATTCATGCCGTGCGCCGACACGCATCTCGAGCACGGTGCCTGCGCGGCGCAGCAGAGCCCAGCGCTTCTTCGCGCGGTGGGGTTCCCGATGCGCAAGATCGCCGCGGTTCAGGAAGCGGAGCGCGGGCACATGTACTATGCGAACCCTGGCACCGATCCGACCGCGATCGTGCTGCACGACGCCGACTCGCTCGACTTCCTCGGGGACGTGGGTGCGGCGCGCATGATCGCGCTGATGGGAGCGAAGTCCGCATCATTCGCACCAGCGCTGCGAACGCTCCGCACGCTCCTGCGGGAGATTCCGCCGCGCCTCATCACGCGAGCGGCTCGCCGCATCGGCGCGCAACGAGCGGCGGAGCTTCACGCGTTTCTCGCCGCGATCGCGACCGAGACGCGCGCCGGAAAGGCGATCTAGCGCGTCAGTGCGCGGCGCCGACGTGCCGGCCCGCGGTTTCGAAGAGCTCGTCGCGTGCTTGAACGCCGGAATATCGTCGGGCTTACGGCATCTGCGGCGAAGCTCGCGACGCGTTGCCCTTTCAACGTTGCGCAAGTCATGCCGTGCTTGCACCCGAGGCACGCCAGCTCCGCGCGGCGAATGTCCGCGCGAAGATGTTCCGCTACTTGACGGCCGGGGAATCGCACGGTCCGGCGCTCGTCGGCATTCTCGACGGGCTGCCGGCGCACGTGCGCATCGACGCGGAACGCGTCGATGCGACCCTCGCGCGCCGCCAAGGCGGATACGGGCGTGGAGCTCGCATGAAGATCGAGAGCGACCGCGTGGAGTTCCTGGCCGGCGTACGGGGCGGGGAGACGCTGGGTTCCCCGGTTGCGGTAATCGTGCGGAATCGCGATTTCGAGAACAACCGCGCGTTGATGGATCCGCTGACGGGCTCTGGACCGCCTCTGACGAATCCGCGTCCCGGGCACGCCGACTATGCCGGCGCGCTCAAGTACCGGCAACGCGACTTGCGCAACGTGCTCGAGCGCGCGTCCGCGCGCGAAACGGCGATGCGCGTCTGCCTAGGCGCCATTTGCGCGCAGCTGCTCGAGGAGCTCGGCATGACGACGCGCAGCTACGTCAGCCGCATCGGGCCGGTCGCCGCGCCCGAGCTCGACGAGTGGGAACAGGATGAGGTCGAGCGCAGCGACGT
Proteins encoded:
- a CDS encoding HD domain-containing protein: MNARPAALLLTLLLVAPSTPPVPAVTATGIPLDAAWKVRVYELARAKFVHPAWGWQHSERNYRLAMDLARADGLRVDTDVLFAAAFLHDMAAFMPCADTHLEHGACAAQQSPALLRAVGFPMRKIAAVQEAERGHMYYANPGTDPTAIVLHDADSLDFLGDVGAARMIALMGAKSASFAPALRTLRTLLREIPPRLITRAARRIGAQRAAELHAFLAAIATETRAGKAI
- a CDS encoding DoxX family protein, which translates into the protein MLVSVSVGILIARLLVGGSLAAHGAQKLFGWFGGHGPTGTGAFFEQLGFRPGTLFAVAAGLGEFVGGILTLLGLLGATGPALIVLVMLVAIFTVHISKGFFAANGGWELPAMNVAAVLGIAFATNGIYSLDAVLGVHFLTNPAHVWMALVAAIVLALLSIVARRPAAAPSSS
- a CDS encoding divergent polysaccharide deacetylase family protein; its protein translation is MNPSGRRTLWPVAVLIVVLGAAFAWWILHPVTRHQRQPVARVVASATPSPAVTGAAAFPPSTVTPSAAPAASGAELAIVIDDCGQWLQMERAFIALPVPLTLAVLPDVPYTHLIAGEAAAAGKGVMLHLPMETISGLNPGPGKVTTEMSDAQIVAQVGADLADVPLAEGVNNHEGSKATADPRVMRDVAAALKKHGNLFFVDSLTIGDSVAAARTRDAGIPTATRDVFLDDRADVAYIESQLLSAASIARERGSAIAIGHPRPTTLAAIRALIPRLQAEGIRFVLVRRLVASGSQPTSESSGRK